The DNA region AAGGAGATGAGATCGCCGACGTAGACCGGCTTCTTGAAGACGACCTCGTGCATCGAGACGGTGACCACCTTCCGGCGCGTCACGCGCTTGGCGGCGACCGCTCCCGCCTGGTCGATGTACGAGAGGATGATCCCGCCGAAGATCGTTCCGTGCGGGTTCGTGTCCCGCGGGAGAAGGGTGATCCGGATCGCGGGGTCGCGGGGCGATTCCTTTCGGCTCATGCGCATCTCCCCCAAGATTTCTCTTCCGGACGCGCAGTCTAGCGAAAAACCGCTCGCGCGGAAAGAGGAAGGTCGGGTACGTTCTCAAGGCGGCGGGGGGCGCGCTTCGGTGGAGCCGGAGCTCTCTCCTGCCGATTCTCATAGGAAGGAAGACGTCCGCCCGGAGGATCGATCTCATGAAACGGTTTCTTGTCGCGCTCGCCGCCGCGTCCCTCGCGGCGGCTTCTCCCTCGCAGGCCGCGAGCCCGAAACTCGAAAGCGCGCTCGCGCGGCTCGCCGTGAGCCGAACGGAAGGCCCGGCGAAGGCGCGGGCCTTTGCCGAGGAGAGCCTCCTCCCGCTTGAAGGAGACTCCGCGCTCGTCACGATCCGCCCGACTTGGGGAGCGCGCACGGATGCGATCGACTTCCACGCGCTCGCCGCGACCGGGACGCGCGTCCTCGCCCGCTCGCGGAGCTTCATCCGCGCGCTCGTCCCGATCGGCGCCCTCGGGGCCGCCGCGGAGTGCCCCGGCGTCGCCTTCATCGAGAGACCGATCGCCGGGCATCCGCTCATCGTGAGCCAGGGGGTCTCCCTCACCGGAGCGGATGTCCTCCAGTCGCTCGGGTACGACGGTTCCGGGACGCGGGTGGCGGTGCTCGACAACGGTTTCATCGGGTGGATGAACGCGGTGAACCAGGGCGAGCTTCCCGCATCGGTCGCGTCCCGCACGTTCGACTTCAGCGGCACCGGCTTCGCGACCGAGACCGAGCACGGCACCGCGGTCGCCGAGGCGGTCCACGACATGGCGCCGGGAGCCGAGCTCACCCTCATGAAGATCGGGGACGCGGCGAGCCTCGAGATCGCGCTCGACACGTGCATCGCGCGGGGGATCGACGTCGTCAACCACTCGGTCGGCTGGTTCGGGCAGCCGGGGGACGGAAGCGGCGCGATCTCTGCGGTGGCGGACACGGCGGCAAGCCGCGGCATCTTGTGGGTGAACGCGGCCGGGAACCACGCCTGGGGGCACAACGAGGGGATCTTCACCGACACGGACGCCGACGGTTGGCACGAGTTCGCGCCGGGGAGCGAGGAGATCCTCATCAGCATCGCCAACCCCGCCGAGACGGTCCGCATTCACCTCACATGGAACGCCTGGCCGACGACGAACGAGGACTACGACCTCTACCTCACGAACCAGATGGGGATGACGCTCGCCTCCTCGACGAACTCCCAAGCGCTTCACGCGCAGGAGCCGCGCGAGTTCATCGGCTTCACGGGCGCCTCCGGCACGCTGAAGATCAAGATCAAGAAGGTCTCGACGACGACCCAACACTCGTTCGATCTCTTCGTGATGGATCAGGATCTCCAAACGCACCGCGTGACCGCGGGGAGCCTCCTCGCCCCAGCCGACGCCCGGGGAGCCGTCGCGGTCGGCGCGATCAACCGGAACTCGTGGGCGGCCGGCCCGCAGGAATATTTTAGTTCGCAAGGACCGACGAACGACGGCCGCGTGAAGCCGGATCTCTGCGGCCCGGACAACTGCAACAGCTACACGTACGGCGCCTGGCACGGCACCTCGCTCGCCTCGCCGCACGTCGCGGGAGCGGCTGCGCTTCTCTTCTCCGCGTATCCCACGTGGAACGCCGACAGCGTGCGCGCGGAGCTCCTCGCGGGAGCGATCGATCTGGGTCCCGCGGGCCCCGATTCGGTCTACGGGCACGGGAAGCTCGCGCTCTCCCCACCGCCGCCGAGCCCGCCCGCCCCCTTCACGGCGACCGCCTGGAACGGCGAGGTCGTTCTCTCCTGGACGAACCCTTCGAACGTCAACTTTCAGTCGACGACGATCCGCTTCTCCACGGCCGGCTATCCGCTCTCCCCGGCGGGGGGTTCTCCCCTCGGCGTCTTCGCCGGGCCACCGGGGTCCGATTCATCCTTCACGCACGCGCCGCTCGCGAACGGCACGACCTACTGGTACAGCGCGTTCGCGTACGACGGCTCCTCCTACTCGATTGCCGCCGAGGCGCACGCGACGCCTTCCGGGCCGGACGCCCCGGGCGCCCCCTCGCTCGCGGCGATCAAGGGGGACGGAGAGGTCCTTCTCGAGTGGACGGCCCCGTCCGATCCAGACCTCGAGGGGATTCGGATCGAGTACGGGACCGCGCCCCTTTCCGGAACCGTCGGGGCCGGTCTTCCGCTTCCGAGCGGGCTCTTTCGGAGCGCGGCCCCCTCGGCGACCGGAAGGGACACCCTCTCCGGCGCGACGAACGGCACGACCTACTACTTCAACGCGTTCGCGTACGACTCCACCGGGCACTACTCGGTTGCGGCAGAGGCGTCCGCGACCCCCGCCGACACGATTCCTCCGGTCCCGCCCCTTGCGTTCGCGGCGGAAGGAGGGGACAACCTCGTCCTTCTTCGCTGGACGAACTCCCCCGCCCCGGACGTCGCGGGGATCGAGATCCGCTTCTCGACCCTCTCTCCCCCCGCGACCCCTCAGGACGGCGACACGATGATGACCGGATGGGCGGGCCGCCTCCCGGGTGCCCCGAGCCAACCGGATAGCTTCATGCATGTCGGGCTTCTCTCGGGGTTGACCTATTACTACTCGGCCTTCGCGTTCGACGACGCGTTCCTCTACTCAAGCCGCCTCGTCGATTCCGCGACGACGAACCCCGCGAGCGCGGTCGATACGATCCCGCCCGGGATGCCGATCGCGTTCACCGCCTATCCGGGAGACCGAGAGATCCGGCTCGAGTGGACGAACCCGGTGGCGGCCGACTTCGCCGCGCTCCGGATCCGTTACTCGACGAGCGCGCATCCGGCGACGCCGGCGGAAGGGAACCCGATCGAGAACGGCGCGGGAGGCGTCTTCCCCGGAGAGCCCGCCTCGGATAGTTTTTTCATCCATCAAGGGTTGACGAACGGAACGATGTACTTCTATTCGGCGTTCGCCTTCGACGACTCGGGAAACCACTCGCCGGCGGCGGTGCTCCAAGCGACGCCGGCCGACACGACCGCCCCGGGGCCGATCCTCGCGTTCAGCGCCACGCCGGGGGAAGGGTCGATCCTTCTCGCGTGGACGAACCCCTCGGACGCCGACTTCGCCCATGCGGTGATCCGCTTCGACACGACCGCGTATCCCGCCACGCCGGCGGCCGGTCTTCCGGTTCCCGAAATCGGGACCGGCGTTTTCCCGGGCGCTCCCGGCGCACATCGGTCCTTCACGCACGCCAAGCGGATCGGCGGGGTGACCTACTACTACTCCGCGTTCGCCTTCGACGCCGACTCGAACCGCGCCGCCGCGGCGACCGCGTCCGCCTCGCCGCTCGACACGACGCCGCCCGGACCCCTCGCGCTCTTCTCCGCGACCGCGGGGATCGACAACATCCTCGTCCGATGGACGAACCCGAACGATCCGGACTTCGCCGGGACGACGATTCGCTTCTCGCCGATCGCGTTTCCGAACAGCCCGTCCGCCGGTTTTCCCCTCCCGAACGGAGCGGACGGCTTCTTCCCCGCCGGGCCGGGCGAGCAGGATTCGTTCGTCCACATCGGGCTCGCGAACGGGATCACCTACCGCTACGCCGCCTTCCCCTCCGACCGGAAGGGGAACTTCGGGCCCCGCGCGCAGGCGGCGGCGACGCTCGTCGACACGATCGCGCCGCCTCCCCCGCCCACCTTCGCCGCGGGCTACGCGGACGGCGCGATCGTCCTCCGTTGGACGCACGCGAGCGGCTCGGACTTCGCCGGAACGTACATCGTCTTCTCGACCGACCAGGTCCCGCTCGACCGAAGGGACGGAACGCCGGTCCCCTCGACGCACGGAGGCTACTTCCCCGGTGCGGAGGCGACCGCCGATTCCTTCACACACGAAGGTCTTGTCGAGGGGACAGCCTATTACTACGCCGCGTATAGCTACGACGCGGTCCCGAACTTCTCGACGCCCGCGGTCGATTCGGCGGCAACGCCCGCGGACACGATCGCGCCCGAGCTCGTCCTCGGGATCCTCCCGAACCCTTATCTTCTCTATTATTTGGATCTCTATCTTCTCGCCTCGGAGCCGCTCGATCCGGAATCGGTCTTCGTCGAGGCGGACGGAGCGCTGATCCCGATGACGCGAACCGATCCGATCGAGGAGGTCTGGCTCGGAAAGGCGCGGCTCGCCGGCGCGGGGAGCGCGTCGATTCTGGCCGCCGCGACGGATCGCGCCGGGAACCGGGCGGAGGTTTCGGGGAGCGTCTCGTACGCGCCCGCCCCGGCGGACCGGCCGCTCGCCCTCGCGAGCCCGGACGGTGCGGTCGTGCTCCGCGTCGATGCGGGGGCGGCCGGAGGGGCGCGCGCCTTCTCGATCGTTCCGACCGCCTGGAACGCGGGTCTCTCCGAAGTCGGACCGGCGAAGACGGCCCGTCCCGCCGTCCTCGCTGATGAGGGCGCCTACGCGATCCAATCGATCGGCGCCTGGCCCCGAGCCGGAGCGTCCCTCGAGTGTCTTCTCGATCCGAGCGAGTGGGCCGGCGTTCCCTTGGAGGAGATCGCGCTCGAGCACGCCACCCTGGGGACGATCCCCCTCGTCGTGGACAAGGAGCGCTTCACGGCCGGCGGTCCCCTCGCGAGTCCCGGCATCGTTCGGCTCACGCGGGACCGGAGCGGGCCGAGCCGTCCCCCGGCCCCCTCGCTCCTCATCCTCGAACCGAACGCGCCAAACCCGTTCAACCCGGAGACGACGATCCGCTTCACGGTCGGCGCGAAGGGCCCCGCGCGCGTCACGATCCACACCGTGTCGGGAAGGCTCGTCCGAACCCTCTTCGACGGCGAGGCGCTCCCCGGAGCGCGCGAGGTCCTCTGGGATGGCCGGGACGACGCGGGGCTCCCCGCGGGGAGCGGCGCGTATCTCTATCGAGTCGAAACCGACCGCGCCTCCGACGCGCGGCTCATGATCCTTCTTCGATGACGCTGAGGAGAGCATCGACATGAACACGCGGATGACCTCGACGGGGGCGACCACCCTTCTCCTCCTCTCCTTCGGAACGCTTCTCGTTGGGTGCGGCGGGGGTGACGGCTCGGGACCGGCGACCGAAGACCCGGCGGCCCTCACGAGCTCCGGATGGGAAGCCTTCGCGAGGGGCGCTTGGTCGGAGGCCGCCTCGTTCTTCCGCGCGGCGATCGGGGCCGACTCGCTCTTCGGAGACGCGCACAACGGCCTCGGTTGGACGCACGCGCGCGCGGACTCGTTGGACGCCGCGGCCGACGCCTTTGGGACTTCGATCCGAGTCGGGTTCTCCTCGGCCGATCCCTACGCCGGGACCGCGGTCGTCCTCAGGGACCGCACGCCTCCGGACTACGCGGGAGCGATCACGGCCGCCCGCGCGGCCCTCGCTCGCGATCGCGCGTACCGGTTCGCGCACGACCCCTCGTTCGACTGGAACGACCTGCGCGTGATCCTCGCCCAGTGCTTCTTCGCGCGCGCCGAGTACGGGAACGCGAACGCCGAGGTCGACACGCTCGGCGGAACCCCCGCGAATCCCGAATCCCCCTCGTTCCTCGAGGATCTTCTTGCCGAGATCGAGCGTCTCTCGATGGAGAACACCCCCTGATCGCCCCTGGCCGGAACTGCGATTTCGCTTGACAGGCTCCGCCTCGGCGACTAGACTCTCCCCCTGAGTCGGAAAGCCGGTCGGCCGGCAAGGAGACAAAACAGCTAACTCGCTCTAAATCAACAAGATCGACGGTCACCCCTCATCGCCTTGAGAAAACCAACCCGACCGGTTGGTTTTGCGGCATTCGGATCTCGTGGACATGGACGGACGAAGAAAGCGAAAACGAAGCCTGTTGTTTGGATCCGCCCGCGCCCTCCTGGCGATCCTCGCGCTCGGGATCATCGCCTGGGGGGACGTGCCCGATCCCGAGAACCCGGGGGTTCCACCGAGGGTCGCCACGGGAGACCGGCCGGAGACGGGCGACTACCGGCATCAGAGACGCGCGGTAGCGCTTCTCCCCCCTCTCGAGGTGGTCGTCACCGCCTATTCCCCGACCGAATGCCAGACGGACAGCCTGCCGTTCGTCACCGCGACGAACACCCATCCCCGCCCCGGTGTGATCGCTCTCTCGCGCGACCTGATCCGCGCCTTCAACCCAACCGCTCCGTTCCGTTTCGGCGACCGGGTTCACCTCGCTGGGATCGGCGAGTTCATCGTGGAGGACACGATGCACGAGCGGTGGAACCGGCGGGCGGACATCTTTTTCGAATCGACGGACGACGCGATCCGCTGGGGGAAGAGAAGGCTCGCGATCACGCTCGTGGAGCCGGAGGGCGGCTCGAGCGGTTCCGTTCGTAGAGAAGCTTCAGCCCCTTCAGAGTAAGGAGAGGATCCGCGCGGTCGATCGCGCGTGAGCGCGGGGCGACGAGCGCGGCGAGACCTCCGGTCGCGATCGCGAGACCGCCCCCCATTTCGTCCCGGATCCGGGTGACCATCCCGTCGATCATCGCCACCGCTCCCCACAGAATACCCGAACGGACCGCCTCGTCCGTGCTCGTCCCGATCGCGCGCTCGGGGAAGACAAGCTCCGCGCGGGCGATCCGGGCGGTGCGGCGGGCGAGCGCGTCGGCTCCCGTTCGGATCCCCGGGGCGATCGCCCCGCCGAGGAAGACCCCGTCCTCGGTCACCGCGTTGAAGGTCGTCGCCGTCCCGAGATCGACGACGATCACCGCCCCCTTGGCCTCGGCGAAGCCCGCGACCGCGTCCGCGATCCGGTCGGGACCGAGCTCCTCCGGCCGTTCGTACCCGATGCGAACCCCGAGATCGATCGACGGGCCGACGACGAGCGGTTCCCCCTCGTGCAGGCGGGAAAGGGCGCCGACAAGATCCGCGAGATGCGCCGGGACGACCGTCGCCACGACCGATCCCTCGATCGGCTTTCCCGCGGCGCCGAGTGCGGCGAGCGCTTCGTCGAGAAGCCCACGGGCGCCTCCGCTCCCCGCGAACCGCTCGGTCCGCACGTTCCGAACCCCGACGATCGTCTCCCGGTCGAAGAGCGCGACCGCCGTCTCCGTGTTCCCCATGTCGATGGCGATGCGCGTGCTCACGGAACGCTCTCCTCGAACTGCTTCTTCCACTTGTAGGCGGTCGCCTTCGAGATGCCGGCGATGCGAGCGGCCTCCGGAAGATAGCACAGCCTTTTTCCCGTTCTTCACTCCGGGACTCACGTTCCGTCTAGCAGGCTGCGGAAAAATGTCCTATGAGAACGGGTTTTGTGTTCCTGAGCCCAGCCAACGGTCCTGAGAGGAGGCCTGCTGCTGTGCCCAAGTTCCTTTCCGGGCCCTTTTTCTCGGGCCTCGGGTCATGGGTGACCTTCGTTTCCGCTCCGTTCCCATCATCCTCCCGCGCCGGTCAAGTTCCGGATCCGGATCAGGTCGTACACAGCGACGGTGAAGACGAACATCCATCCGACCCGATCCCTCCCTCGGTGCCGGGTCTTCCGGATGAGCCCGACCGTCTTCATCCACCCGAAGATCTCCTCGATCCGCTTCCGAAGCCTCTGGCTGATCGCGTATCCCGAATGTCTCGTGGTCCGTCCATCGATCGCGCTCGAGCGGTTTCTTGTGTTCTGAGCCACATGGGGAACCGCGTTCAAGCGCCGCGCGTCCTCGACGAAGCCGGCGGTGTCGAAGTTCTTGTCGGCTCCCACCGTGATCGGCCGCGGTGTCTTCACCTCTTGGATCATCACGAGCGCTGCGGCTCGCTCCATCGACCCGTTCGCCTCCGTCACCATCGCGTTCACTGCGAGCCCATTCCGGTTCTCCATCAACAGGTGCCCGAGATACGCCAGCTTCGCCTCGCTCCCCCTCGTCTTCTTATAGAGACGGGCCTCCGGATCGGTCGTGGACGCATGCGTCGCGTTCGATCGCTTCTCCCCGTGGAAGTCGACCGTCGGATTCCCGGGATCGTCGTCGGAGCGATGCGGTTCGCCGCTCCTCTTCCGAAAGCTCTTCTGCCCCGCCCAGGCTTCGATCAACGTCCCGTCCACCGTGAAGTGCTCGTCCGAGAGAAGGCCCTCCGAGCGCGCCACCTTCACCACTTGCGCGAAGAACGCCTCGGCGATGTCCCCCCGCAAGAGGCGGTCGCGGTTCTTCGTAAACACCGTCGCGTCCCACACCGTATCGTCCATCGAAAGACCCACGAACCACCGGAACAAGAGGTTGTAGTCGAGCTGCTCCATGAGGAGCCGCTCGCTCCGAATCGTATAGAGAACCTGGATCAGCAAGGCCCGGAGAAGACGCTCGGGAGGGATCGACGGACGACCCGTGTCCGCGTAGAGCGTCGCGAACCGAGGCGAGAGACTCTTCAGCACCCGGTCCACCATCCGGCGCAAGGGACGCAACGGATGTTCCGCCGGAATCCGATCCTCCATCGACACGTAGCTCCACATCTCGTCCGGTCGCTGATCCGATCCACGCATCTCGCTTCCTCCATCGTGATGGGCCCGAGATGCACAATACAAAACGCTCGTTCTCGAGCAAGCGAAAACAGGAGTTTTTCAGCATCCTGCTAGAGCGTTCTACCCCGTCTACGGAGGCGCCTCGGCCGCACTCCCCACCCGGTCTCGCAGCCTCGAGCTCCAGTCATCGCGGCCGCTCCGATGCGAAAACCCTCACCACCTCCCCCGCCAGGATCTCGCGCGTCCCGTCGGGGAGAGCGAGAATGAGGCCGCCGGAGGGGCCGACGGCGAGGGCTGGGGCGGTGAGCGTGCGGCCGCCGCCGAGATCGAGCGTCACCGTGCGGCCGATGAGAGAGGAGCGCTCCTCGATCCGCGCGCGGAGAGGCTCGAAGCCTCCCTCGCGGAGAGCGTCGAGATCTTCCTCGAAGCGGTTCAGGATCGCCGCGAGGAGCGGGCCGCGAGGGAAGGCTCTTCCCGCGAGCGTGCGAAGCGAGGCCGCGTTCGGCGGAAGCTCCTCCTCGGTCTGGTTCACGTTGAGGCCGATCCCCACGATGAGCGCCCCTCGGTCCGACCGGAACTCCGAGAGGATGCCGCACACCTTCCGGTCGCCCACGACGAGATCGTTTGGCCATCGAATGTTGAGGTCCGGTCCTCCGGCGCCCTGGACCGCGTCCGCGACCGCGAGCGCCGCGACGAGGTTCGCGCGCGCCGCTTCCTCCGCCCCGCCGCTCGCCTCGACGAGAACCGAAAAGAGGAGCGCACGAAAGGGGGGTGCCTCCCACACCCGATCGAGCCTCCCCCTCCCCTTTCGCTGTTCCTCCGCAGCGATCACCGTCCCCGCCGGCGCGCTCCGAAACGCGTCGCTTCGAAGTAGATCGTTCGTCGAGTCGACCGACCGGAAGATGAGAAGACTCCGCCCGAGAACGCGCGTCGCGAGATGAGGAGCGACTTCCGTATCGATGAGCCGATCGCGCGCGCCCCGGCCCTCGCGCTTCGGGGTTCCGGTCACGATCCGCTCTCGATGAGGAACGACACGTTCGCCGCGGGAGCCGAGTGGGTGAGCGCCCCGATCGAGATCCCATCGACGCCGAGCGCGGCCGCGGCGCGCGCCTTCTCGATGTCGATCCCTCCCGAGATCTCGATGTAGGGCGGGCGCGTCTCCCGCCGAATCCTCGCGACCGCCGCGCGCGTCGCTTTCTCGTCGAAGTTGTCGAGCATCACGCGCTCGACGTGGAGCGGAAGGACCTCCTCGATCTCCTCGAGGTTCCTCACCTCGACCTCGATCGCGATCCCCTGGCTTTCCCTCCGCACCGCATCGACCGCTGCTCGAATCCCCCCTGCCGCGGCGATGTGGTTCTCCTTGATGAGCGCGAGATCCGCGAGGCTCATCCGATGGTTCGTTCCGCCGCCCATACGGACCGCCGCCTTTTCGAGAACCCGAAGACCGGGCGTCGTCTTTCTCGTGTCAAGGATTTCGACCAGCCCCCCGACCGCTTCCACGAAGCGCGCGGTGAGCGTCGCGACGCCGGAGAGGCGCATCACGAAGTTGAGCGCGACCCTCTCCGCGCCTAGGAGCGCGGAGGCGCTCCCCTCGACGCGAGAGACGAACTCACCTGCGCGCACCTTCTCTCCTTCGCGCTTCGACCACTCGATCGCGGCCGAGGGGTCGAGCGCGCGGAACGCCTCGTCGAAGAGGAAGGTCCCCGCGAGAACGGCCGAATCGCGAAAGAGAAGACGCCCCGTCGCGCGCACTTCCCACGAAACGACCGCGCGGGTCGTGACGTCCTCCTCGGCCCGGTCCTCCTCGAGCGCGCGGCGAACCGCCTCGCGCGCCGCTTCCCGGTATCGCGCATCGTCCGCGTGCATCATCTTCGCCTCCGCCGGCTTTTTTCGGGACCCACAACGCCGCCCGGGCTCGCGACCGCCCGCATCTCGAAGATCCGATCGCGGAGGGAGGCAGCTCTCTCGAACTCGAGGGCGCGCGCCGCGGCGAGCATTTCTTTCTCCAAGAGCGCGAGGATCTCCTCGCGCGTGAGGTCGGGCCGGACGACGATCTCCTCTTCTTCCTCTTTCGCATCGACGCGCCGCGAATCGGCCACCGAGGTCGCGAGCATCACCTCCTCGACCGACTTCCGGATCGAACGGGGGGTGATGCCGTGCTCTTCGTTGTAGCGGAGCTGCACCTCGCGCCGGCGAGCGGTCTCGCGCACCGCCGCCTCGATCGAACGAGTCGGCGTCTCCGCGTAGAGGATCACCTTGCCGTCGATGTTCCGCGCGGCGCGCCCCGCGGTCTGAATGAGCGACGTCTCCGACCGAAGGAATCCCTCGCGGTCCGCGTCGAGAACCGCGACCCGCGCGACCTCGGGAAGGTCGAGCCCCTCGCGAAGAAGGTTCACGCCGACGAGAACGTCGAACGCGCCGGTCCGAAGCCCGCGGATGATCTCGACCCTCTCGAGCGCGCCGATGTCCGAATGAAGATATCGGACGCGGATCCCCGCGCGCGTCATGTACTCGGTGAGGTCCTCCGCCATCCGCTTCGTGAGGGTCGTCACGAGCATTCGGTTCCCCGACTCGACGCAGCGCTTCGCCTCCTCCAGAAGATCGTCCACCTGCCCGTCGACGGGGCGCACCTCGATCTCCGGATCGATGAGCCCGGTCGGGCGGATGATCTGCTCGACGAGAACGCCTCCCGTGCGGGCGAGCTCGTGATCGGAAGGGGTCGCGGAGACGTAGATCGTCCGCGGAGCGATGCTCTCGAACTCCTCGAAGCGGAGCGGCCGGTTGTCGAGCGCGGACGGAAGACGGAACCCGTACTCGACGAGCCGCTCCTTGCGCGAGCGGTCCCCATTGTACATCGCGCGAAGCTGCGGGAGCGTGACGTGGGACTCGTCGATCACGACGAGCCA from Candidatus Eisenbacteria bacterium includes:
- a CDS encoding S8 family serine peptidase, producing the protein MKRFLVALAAASLAAASPSQAASPKLESALARLAVSRTEGPAKARAFAEESLLPLEGDSALVTIRPTWGARTDAIDFHALAATGTRVLARSRSFIRALVPIGALGAAAECPGVAFIERPIAGHPLIVSQGVSLTGADVLQSLGYDGSGTRVAVLDNGFIGWMNAVNQGELPASVASRTFDFSGTGFATETEHGTAVAEAVHDMAPGAELTLMKIGDAASLEIALDTCIARGIDVVNHSVGWFGQPGDGSGAISAVADTAASRGILWVNAAGNHAWGHNEGIFTDTDADGWHEFAPGSEEILISIANPAETVRIHLTWNAWPTTNEDYDLYLTNQMGMTLASSTNSQALHAQEPREFIGFTGASGTLKIKIKKVSTTTQHSFDLFVMDQDLQTHRVTAGSLLAPADARGAVAVGAINRNSWAAGPQEYFSSQGPTNDGRVKPDLCGPDNCNSYTYGAWHGTSLASPHVAGAAALLFSAYPTWNADSVRAELLAGAIDLGPAGPDSVYGHGKLALSPPPPSPPAPFTATAWNGEVVLSWTNPSNVNFQSTTIRFSTAGYPLSPAGGSPLGVFAGPPGSDSSFTHAPLANGTTYWYSAFAYDGSSYSIAAEAHATPSGPDAPGAPSLAAIKGDGEVLLEWTAPSDPDLEGIRIEYGTAPLSGTVGAGLPLPSGLFRSAAPSATGRDTLSGATNGTTYYFNAFAYDSTGHYSVAAEASATPADTIPPVPPLAFAAEGGDNLVLLRWTNSPAPDVAGIEIRFSTLSPPATPQDGDTMMTGWAGRLPGAPSQPDSFMHVGLLSGLTYYYSAFAFDDAFLYSSRLVDSATTNPASAVDTIPPGMPIAFTAYPGDREIRLEWTNPVAADFAALRIRYSTSAHPATPAEGNPIENGAGGVFPGEPASDSFFIHQGLTNGTMYFYSAFAFDDSGNHSPAAVLQATPADTTAPGPILAFSATPGEGSILLAWTNPSDADFAHAVIRFDTTAYPATPAAGLPVPEIGTGVFPGAPGAHRSFTHAKRIGGVTYYYSAFAFDADSNRAAAATASASPLDTTPPGPLALFSATAGIDNILVRWTNPNDPDFAGTTIRFSPIAFPNSPSAGFPLPNGADGFFPAGPGEQDSFVHIGLANGITYRYAAFPSDRKGNFGPRAQAAATLVDTIAPPPPPTFAAGYADGAIVLRWTHASGSDFAGTYIVFSTDQVPLDRRDGTPVPSTHGGYFPGAEATADSFTHEGLVEGTAYYYAAYSYDAVPNFSTPAVDSAATPADTIAPELVLGILPNPYLLYYLDLYLLASEPLDPESVFVEADGALIPMTRTDPIEEVWLGKARLAGAGSASILAAATDRAGNRAEVSGSVSYAPAPADRPLALASPDGAVVLRVDAGAAGGARAFSIVPTAWNAGLSEVGPAKTARPAVLADEGAYAIQSIGAWPRAGASLECLLDPSEWAGVPLEEIALEHATLGTIPLVVDKERFTAGGPLASPGIVRLTRDRSGPSRPPAPSLLILEPNAPNPFNPETTIRFTVGAKGPARVTIHTVSGRLVRTLFDGEALPGAREVLWDGRDDAGLPAGSGAYLYRVETDRASDARLMILLR
- the nadC gene encoding carboxylating nicotinate-nucleotide diphosphorylase, which produces MHADDARYREAAREAVRRALEEDRAEEDVTTRAVVSWEVRATGRLLFRDSAVLAGTFLFDEAFRALDPSAAIEWSKREGEKVRAGEFVSRVEGSASALLGAERVALNFVMRLSGVATLTARFVEAVGGLVEILDTRKTTPGLRVLEKAAVRMGGGTNHRMSLADLALIKENHIAAAGGIRAAVDAVRRESQGIAIEVEVRNLEEIEEVLPLHVERVMLDNFDEKATRAAVARIRRETRPPYIEISGGIDIEKARAAAALGVDGISIGALTHSAPAANVSFLIESGS
- a CDS encoding type III pantothenate kinase, whose protein sequence is MSTRIAIDMGNTETAVALFDRETIVGVRNVRTERFAGSGGARGLLDEALAALGAAGKPIEGSVVATVVPAHLADLVGALSRLHEGEPLVVGPSIDLGVRIGYERPEELGPDRIADAVAGFAEAKGAVIVVDLGTATTFNAVTEDGVFLGGAIAPGIRTGADALARRTARIARAELVFPERAIGTSTDEAVRSGILWGAVAMIDGMVTRIRDEMGGGLAIATGGLAALVAPRSRAIDRADPLLTLKGLKLLYERNRSSRPPAPRA
- a CDS encoding biotin--[acetyl-CoA-carboxylase] ligase; amino-acid sequence: MTGTPKREGRGARDRLIDTEVAPHLATRVLGRSLLIFRSVDSTNDLLRSDAFRSAPAGTVIAAEEQRKGRGRLDRVWEAPPFRALLFSVLVEASGGAEEAARANLVAALAVADAVQGAGGPDLNIRWPNDLVVGDRKVCGILSEFRSDRGALIVGIGLNVNQTEEELPPNAASLRTLAGRAFPRGPLLAAILNRFEEDLDALREGGFEPLRARIEERSSLIGRTVTLDLGGGRTLTAPALAVGPSGGLILALPDGTREILAGEVVRVFASERPR
- a CDS encoding 3D domain-containing protein, whose product is MDGRRKRKRSLLFGSARALLAILALGIIAWGDVPDPENPGVPPRVATGDRPETGDYRHQRRAVALLPPLEVVVTAYSPTECQTDSLPFVTATNTHPRPGVIALSRDLIRAFNPTAPFRFGDRVHLAGIGEFIVEDTMHERWNRRADIFFESTDDAIRWGKRRLAITLVEPEGGSSGSVRREASAPSE
- a CDS encoding acyl-CoA thioesterase: MSRKESPRDPAIRITLLPRDTNPHGTIFGGIILSYIDQAGAVAAKRVTRRKVVTVSMHEVVFKKPVYVGDLISFYADVTKVGRTSIATRVVVEAQREGDPEEIVRVTEADVVFVAVDDAGNPVPV
- a CDS encoding IS5 family transposase, translating into MRGSDQRPDEMWSYVSMEDRIPAEHPLRPLRRMVDRVLKSLSPRFATLYADTGRPSIPPERLLRALLIQVLYTIRSERLLMEQLDYNLLFRWFVGLSMDDTVWDATVFTKNRDRLLRGDIAEAFFAQVVKVARSEGLLSDEHFTVDGTLIEAWAGQKSFRKRSGEPHRSDDDPGNPTVDFHGEKRSNATHASTTDPEARLYKKTRGSEAKLAYLGHLLMENRNGLAVNAMVTEANGSMERAAALVMIQEVKTPRPITVGADKNFDTAGFVEDARRLNAVPHVAQNTRNRSSAIDGRTTRHSGYAISQRLRKRIEEIFGWMKTVGLIRKTRHRGRDRVGWMFVFTVAVYDLIRIRNLTGAGG